One region of Eupeodes corollae chromosome 1, idEupCoro1.1, whole genome shotgun sequence genomic DNA includes:
- the LOC129943015 gene encoding putative nuclease HARBI1, with product MFNGAIFVLFDEENRAERQNNDLRTMRRVLRDNCNPLELPEATFKKYYRINKPMFVYLLDILKTSFAEQKKSFGIPPIVKLSACLRFFAEGGYQKGVGNDHVVGLAQSSFSEVLKDVLNILEDKLCSSWINMDMTPEEKRNTAIQFYEKHRIPGVIGCIDGTHIRIIAPTLNKHLFYNRKGFFSLNVLLVCDADMRIRFVDASHPGATHDAFIWRVSELRSWLEQKYLNGERNSWLLGDAGYPLEPWLLTPHRNPEDGTSQSRFNLKHKQCRNIIERVNGVLKNRWRCLLGARELHYQPDKAVQITNVCCALHNICIHFNADFNPMDLPRTSIHESNADTEELENEMPPDNSEYMTVSQNIRTQIESI from the exons atgtttaacggtgcaatatttgtattatttgatgAGGAAAATCGTGCCGAAAgacaaaataatgatttaagGACTATGCGAAGGGTTTTAAGGGACAATTGCAATCCTCTTGAATTGCCAGAAGCAAC attcaaaAAATACTATCGAATAAATAAAcctatgtttgtttatttactgGACATTCTGAAAACTTCATttgcagaacaaaaaaaatcttttggtaTTCCTCCTATTGTTAAGCTTAGCGCATGCTTGCGCTTCTTTGCAGAAGGAGGATACCAAAAAGGAGTTGGCAACGACCATGTCGTGGGTCTAGCTCAGTCTTCATTTTCTGAAGTATTAAAGGatgttttaaatatacttgAAGACAAGCTATGTTCAAGTTGGATTAATATGGACATGACACCAGAGGAAAAACGAAACACAGCCatccaattttacgaaaaacatCGTATACCAGGTGTTATCGGTTGTATAGACGGCACACACATCCGCATAATCGCGCCTACACTTAACAAACACTTATTTTATAATCGGAAAggcttttttagtttaaatgttttactg GTTTGTGATGCTGATATGCGGATTCGGTTTGTTGATGCTAGCCACCCGGGAGCAACTCATGATGCGTTCATTTGGAGGGTAAGCGAACTAAGGTCATGGTTGgaacaaaagtatttaaatggAGAAAGAAACTCGTGGTTATTGG GAGACGCTGGATACCCACTAGAACCGTGGCTTTTAACTCCCCATAGAAATCCAGAAGATGGTACATCTCAGAGCCGATTCAACTTGAAGCATAAGCAGTGCCGCAACATCATTGAGAGAGTAAATGGTGTTCTCAAAAACAGGTGGAGATGTCTACTCGGTGCAAGGGAGCTTCACTACCAACCTGACAAAGCCGTGCAAATAACAAATGTTTGCTGTGCATTACATAACATTTGCATTCATTTCAATGCTGATTTTAATCCTATGGACCTTCCTAGGACGAGTATTCATGAGAGTAATGCTGACACCGAAGAATTGGAAAACGAAATGCCACCTGATAATTCAGAGTATAtgactgtatctcaaaatataAGAACGCAAATTGagtcaatttaa
- the LOC129942599 gene encoding uncharacterized protein LOC129942599, translated as MATNKKQMETLVDLMEKNPDIASGYSKKSKEEVTRFWKIVDRELNSTGPPVKSIFEWKKVWSDKKKYIKNKMSENLKMKHGTGGGPFREYKFSALDEAIIKLCGMTQSVEGSSGSRRFGLPSCSKRHNENQDADKENLSVSPPKKNKASETIPIDDELELLMSVADDSRQINSNMSDSSSHKTKPIPRSSKEATETKRTCEFLERELELHRELCDKVGRVIEKFDEEKENNQHQRNEIKISLKKIYHSIDRLCDHQKLALEEQKRSNFEMEKLRRREIEAKFDFKQKLLAIEEAKLERLG; from the exons at ggcgaccaacaaaaaacaaatggaaaCTTTGGTTGATTTGATGGAAAAAAATCCAGACATTGCCTCCGGATATTCCAAAAAGAGTAAGGAGGAAGTAACCAGATTCTGGAAAATTGTTGATCGTGAGCTTAACAGTACTGGACCACCTGTTAAGTCTATATTTGAATGGAAAAAG gtgtggagtgataaaaagaagtatatcaaaaataaaatgtcggaAAACCTTAAAATGAAGCACGGAACTGGGGGTGGCCCTTTCCGAGAGTATAAATTTTCTGCTTTGGACGAAGCAATAATTAAATTATGCGGAATGACTCAATCAGTTGAAGGTTCCTCGGGTTCTCGGCGATTTGGGTTGCCGTCGTGCTCAAAAAGGCATAATGAAAACCAAGATGCCGACAAAGAAAACTTGTCAGTGTCtccacctaaaaaaaacaaagcttcaGAAACTATACCCATAGATGATGAGTTGGAACTTCTAATGTCTGTGGCCGACGACTCCAggcaaattaattcaaatatgaGTGACTCTTCCAGTCATAAAACAAAGCCAATCCCACGTTCATCTAAAGAAGCAACAGAAACAAAAAGGACTTGTGAATTTTTGGAAAGAGAACTTGAGCTCCACCGAGAGCTTTGTGATAAGGTTGGGCGAGTAATAGAAAAAtttgatgaagaaaaagaaaacaatcaaCACCaacgaaatgaaataaaaatcagcctaaaaaaaatataccattcAATTGATCGTCTTTGTGACCACCAAAAACTAGCTCTTGAGGAACAAAAGCGTAGcaactttgaaatggaaaaacttCGAAGACGTGAGATTGAAGCGAAATTTGATTTCAAGCAAAAACTGCTTGCAATTGAGGAAGCTAAGCTTGAACGATTGGGTTAA